One genomic region from Sulfuriflexus mobilis encodes:
- the dnaK gene encoding molecular chaperone DnaK, with amino-acid sequence MGKIIGIDLGTTNSCVAVMDGKETRVIENAEGDRTTPSIVAFTEDNEVLVGQSAKRQAVTNPANTLFAVKRLIGRKFEDAEVQKDISMVPYKIIKADNGDAWVEAHGNKMAPPEVSARVLMKMKKTAEDFLGEPVTEAVITVPAYFNDSQRQATKDAGKIAGLDVKRIINEPTAAALAYGMDKKRGDAKVAVYDLGGGTFDVSIIELADIDGEQQIEVLSTNGDTFLGGEDFDMRLIDYLSDEFKKDSGIDLHNDPLALQRLKEAAEKAKIELSSASQTDVNLPYVTADASGPKHLNIKITRAKLESLVDELIQRTIAPCKQALKDAGLSASEVDDVILVGGQTRMPKVQEAVQAFFGKEPRHDVNPDEAVAMGAAIQGGVLGGSVTDVLLLDVTPLSLGIETMGGVMTKLIEKNTTIPTKAGQTFSTADDNQTAVTVHVLQGEREQAAANKSLGRFDLADIPPAPRGTPQIEVNFDIDANGILNVSAKDKATGKEQSIVIKASSGLSEEEIERMVTDAEAHADEDKKFHELVTVRNTADQMIHAVKKSMADLGDDKLEDGEKETIEAAIKDLEEAMKGDDKDAIEAKTAALTEVSGKMAERLYAEQGGTDAEGKADTGAQASGDDDVVDAEFEEVDDDKKK; translated from the coding sequence ATGGGCAAGATTATCGGAATCGACCTCGGCACCACCAACTCCTGCGTGGCAGTGATGGATGGTAAAGAAACACGCGTGATTGAAAATGCCGAAGGTGATCGCACCACCCCCTCTATTGTTGCCTTTACCGAAGACAATGAAGTCCTGGTGGGCCAGTCCGCCAAACGCCAGGCCGTGACCAATCCGGCAAACACCCTGTTCGCCGTCAAGCGCCTTATTGGTCGTAAGTTTGAAGACGCCGAGGTACAGAAAGATATCTCCATGGTGCCTTACAAGATCATCAAGGCCGACAACGGTGATGCCTGGGTCGAGGCGCATGGCAACAAGATGGCGCCGCCTGAAGTCTCAGCCCGCGTGCTCATGAAAATGAAAAAGACCGCCGAAGATTTCCTCGGCGAGCCAGTCACCGAGGCGGTGATCACGGTGCCGGCCTACTTCAACGACTCACAGCGTCAGGCCACCAAGGACGCCGGCAAGATCGCCGGTCTGGATGTGAAGCGCATTATCAACGAACCTACCGCGGCCGCACTGGCCTATGGCATGGACAAGAAGCGTGGCGATGCCAAGGTTGCCGTCTATGACCTCGGTGGTGGTACCTTCGATGTCTCGATTATCGAACTGGCCGACATCGACGGTGAGCAGCAGATCGAAGTGCTGTCTACCAACGGTGACACCTTCCTCGGTGGTGAAGACTTTGACATGCGCCTGATCGATTACCTCTCTGACGAGTTCAAGAAAGACAGTGGTATCGACCTGCACAATGACCCGTTGGCCCTGCAGCGTCTGAAGGAAGCCGCTGAGAAGGCCAAGATCGAACTGTCTTCAGCCAGCCAGACCGACGTCAACCTGCCATACGTTACCGCAGATGCGAGTGGTCCGAAGCACCTGAACATCAAGATCACCCGTGCCAAGCTGGAGTCACTGGTCGATGAACTGATTCAACGTACTATCGCACCCTGCAAGCAGGCCCTGAAGGATGCCGGCCTGTCAGCCTCAGAAGTGGATGATGTCATCCTCGTCGGTGGCCAGACCCGTATGCCGAAGGTCCAGGAAGCCGTGCAGGCCTTCTTTGGTAAGGAACCCCGTCATGACGTGAATCCGGATGAGGCTGTGGCCATGGGTGCCGCGATTCAGGGCGGTGTGCTCGGTGGTAGTGTGACCGACGTGCTGTTGCTGGATGTCACACCGCTGTCACTCGGTATCGAAACCATGGGTGGCGTGATGACCAAGCTCATCGAGAAGAACACCACCATCCCGACCAAGGCTGGTCAGACCTTCTCGACGGCCGACGACAACCAGACCGCGGTGACCGTACACGTGTTGCAGGGTGAACGTGAACAGGCCGCGGCGAACAAGTCACTGGGTCGCTTCGACCTGGCCGACATTCCACCGGCCCCGCGCGGTACCCCGCAGATTGAAGTGAACTTCGACATCGATGCCAACGGTATCCTTAACGTCTCGGCAAAAGATAAGGCCACCGGTAAGGAACAGTCGATTGTCATCAAGGCCTCGAGTGGTTTGTCTGAGGAAGAGATCGAACGTATGGTCACGGATGCTGAGGCACACGCCGACGAAGACAAGAAATTCCATGAACTGGTGACTGTGCGTAACACGGCCGACCAGATGATTCACGCGGTCAAGAAGTCGATGGCCGACCTGGGTGACGATAAACTTGAAGACGGCGAGAAGGAAACCATCGAAGCCGCCATCAAGGACCTTGAAGAAGCCATGAAGGGTGACGACAAGGATGCGATTGAGGCCAAGACCGCGGCCCTGACCGAGGTCTCGGGAAAGATGGCTGAACGCCTGTATGCCGAACAAGGTGGTACTGACGCCGAAGGCAAAGCCGATACCGGTGCCCAGGCCAGTGGTGATGATGATGTGGTCGACGCCGAGTTCGAAGAAGTCGACGACGACAAGAAAAAATAA
- the dnaJ gene encoding molecular chaperone DnaJ, which translates to MAKRDFYEVLGVAKNVSEAELKKAYRRLAMKHHPDRNPDNKESEEKFKEAKEAFETLNDPQKRAAYDQFGHAGVDPSMGGGGGGYGGGASFSDIFSDIFGGGFGGGGGGSGPQTYRGADLRYNLTLSLEDAVKGTTVKIRVPTLVKCEPCGGSGAKPGTSPETCSTCAGHGQVRMQQGFFSVQQTCPDCRGSGQQIKHPCSSCHGQGRVQENKTLSVKVPAGVDNGDRIRLSGEGEAGENGGPPGDLYVQMVVKPHDIFERHDNNLLCEVPIDMVTATLGGELDVPTLSGRVKLKIPPGSQSGKVFRLKGKGVKPVRGGAVGDLLCAIAVEIPVKLNGKQEELLREFGDSLKGNGKHSPKTASWLGGVKKFFDDMKF; encoded by the coding sequence ATGGCAAAGCGTGATTTTTACGAAGTTCTTGGTGTGGCAAAGAATGTCAGTGAGGCGGAGCTGAAGAAGGCTTACCGTCGTCTGGCCATGAAGCATCACCCGGATCGCAACCCGGATAACAAGGAATCAGAGGAAAAGTTCAAAGAGGCCAAAGAGGCCTTCGAAACCCTCAACGACCCGCAAAAGCGTGCCGCCTATGACCAGTTTGGTCATGCCGGGGTCGATCCGTCCATGGGTGGCGGGGGGGGCGGCTACGGTGGTGGGGCCAGCTTCAGCGACATCTTCAGCGACATCTTCGGTGGGGGTTTTGGCGGTGGAGGCGGTGGCAGTGGCCCGCAGACTTACCGCGGTGCCGACCTGCGTTACAACCTGACCTTAAGCCTGGAAGATGCCGTAAAGGGCACGACGGTAAAGATCCGTGTGCCAACCCTGGTCAAGTGTGAGCCATGTGGTGGCAGCGGCGCCAAACCGGGCACGAGCCCGGAAACCTGTAGCACCTGTGCCGGGCATGGCCAGGTACGCATGCAGCAGGGCTTTTTCTCCGTGCAACAGACCTGCCCGGACTGTCGCGGTAGCGGCCAGCAGATCAAGCACCCGTGCTCAAGCTGCCATGGCCAGGGCCGGGTGCAGGAAAACAAGACCCTGTCGGTGAAGGTGCCGGCCGGTGTGGATAACGGTGATCGTATTCGTCTCTCAGGCGAAGGTGAGGCCGGCGAGAACGGTGGCCCACCGGGTGACCTGTATGTGCAGATGGTGGTTAAGCCACACGATATCTTTGAGCGCCATGACAATAACCTGCTCTGTGAGGTGCCGATCGATATGGTCACCGCCACCCTCGGCGGTGAGCTCGATGTGCCGACCTTGAGCGGTCGTGTAAAATTAAAGATCCCGCCCGGTTCACAGAGTGGCAAGGTATTCCGTCTGAAGGGCAAGGGCGTGAAGCCGGTACGCGGTGGTGCCGTGGGTGACTTGCTCTGTGCTATTGCCGTGGAAATTCCCGTGAAGCTGAATGGCAAGCAGGAAGAACTGTTGCGTGAGTTCGGCGATAGCCTGAAGGGTAACGGCAAGCACAGCCCAAAGACCGCCTCCTGGCTCGGCGGTGTGAAGAAATTTTTTGATGACATGAAATTTTGA
- the dapB gene encoding 4-hydroxy-tetrahydrodipicolinate reductase, with amino-acid sequence MTRIAITGAAGRMGRALIEAGHTAEGVELATAIERSGSSVIGADAGELAGIGTLGVRVGDDLAAAIGDFDVFIDFTRPEVTLENIKVCRAAGKRMVIGTTGFDAAGKAAIRDAAEDIAIVFAPNMSVGVNLCFKLLDLAARVMGDEVDIEVIEAHHRHKIDAPSGTALRMGEVVAEALGRDLKTCAVYGREGQTGERERKTIGFETIRAGDIVGDHTVLFADIGERVEITHKASSRMTFANGAVRAAKWLMDKDSGLFDMQDVLGLR; translated from the coding sequence ATGACAAGAATCGCAATCACCGGTGCTGCCGGTCGCATGGGCCGTGCCCTGATTGAGGCCGGGCACACTGCCGAGGGCGTCGAGCTGGCCACCGCCATCGAGCGCAGCGGTAGCTCGGTGATCGGTGCCGATGCCGGTGAGCTGGCGGGTATCGGTACCCTGGGGGTCCGCGTCGGCGACGACCTCGCGGCTGCCATCGGCGATTTCGATGTCTTTATCGATTTTACCCGCCCCGAGGTGACCCTCGAAAATATCAAGGTCTGCCGCGCTGCAGGCAAGCGCATGGTGATCGGTACCACCGGTTTTGATGCGGCCGGTAAAGCCGCGATTCGTGATGCTGCCGAGGATATCGCTATCGTCTTTGCGCCAAATATGAGCGTCGGCGTCAACCTGTGTTTTAAATTACTTGACCTGGCCGCACGGGTAATGGGCGACGAGGTCGATATCGAGGTCATCGAGGCCCATCACCGCCACAAGATCGATGCCCCGTCCGGGACCGCGTTGCGCATGGGCGAGGTGGTCGCCGAGGCACTGGGCCGCGACCTGAAAACATGTGCCGTCTACGGCCGTGAGGGCCAGACCGGTGAGCGTGAGCGCAAGACCATCGGTTTTGAGACCATCCGCGCCGGCGATATCGTCGGCGATCATACGGTCTTGTTCGCCGATATCGGCGAGCGTGTCGAGATCACGCACAAGGCCTCCAGCCGCATGACCTTTGCCAATGGCGCCGTGCGTGCGGCGAAATGGCTCATGGACAAGGACAGCGGTCTGTTTGATATGCAGGATGTGCTCGGTTTGCGGTGA
- the carA gene encoding glutamine-hydrolyzing carbamoyl-phosphate synthase small subunit codes for MRQPALLALEDGSLFYGESIGIDGQTTGEVVFNTSMTGYQEILTDPSYARQIVTLTASHVGNTGTNNEDIESATVHAAGLVIRDLPLLHSSWRAEQSLQDYLVANKVVAIAGIDTRRLTRILREKGAQGGCIVAGNPSDEQAAIAAAKGFPGLKGMDLAKEVTTDKAYSWQQNVWALENGYSDVDPGSQAFHVVAFDFGVKYNILRMLVERGCRLTVVPAQTPAAEVLALKPDGIFLSNGPGDPEPCDYAITAISELLETDIPVFGICLGHQLLALASGARSMKMKFGHHGANHPVQDVDTGVVMITSQNHGFAVDEDSLPANLRTTHRSLFDGSLQGIHRTDKPAFSFQGHPEASPGPRDVAPLFDHFIDLIKAR; via the coding sequence GTGCGCCAGCCCGCTTTATTGGCACTTGAAGACGGCAGCCTGTTTTATGGCGAGTCGATTGGTATAGATGGGCAGACCACGGGCGAGGTGGTATTTAACACCTCGATGACGGGCTACCAGGAAATCCTCACCGACCCGTCTTATGCCCGTCAGATCGTCACCCTGACAGCTTCCCACGTCGGTAACACCGGCACCAATAACGAAGACATTGAATCCGCCACCGTGCATGCCGCCGGCCTGGTGATCCGCGACCTGCCGTTGCTGCACAGCAGCTGGCGCGCCGAGCAATCCCTGCAAGACTACCTCGTTGCGAATAAGGTCGTGGCGATTGCGGGTATCGACACACGCCGCCTGACCCGCATCCTGCGCGAGAAGGGTGCGCAGGGCGGTTGCATTGTCGCCGGTAACCCCTCTGACGAACAGGCCGCCATCGCCGCCGCCAAGGGCTTCCCCGGTTTGAAGGGCATGGACCTGGCCAAAGAGGTCACCACCGACAAGGCCTACAGCTGGCAGCAAAATGTCTGGGCACTCGAAAACGGTTACAGCGATGTCGATCCCGGGTCACAGGCCTTCCACGTCGTCGCCTTCGACTTTGGCGTCAAGTACAACATCCTGCGCATGTTGGTCGAGCGCGGCTGCCGCCTGACGGTGGTGCCGGCACAGACCCCGGCCGCCGAGGTCCTGGCCCTGAAGCCGGATGGCATTTTCCTTTCCAACGGCCCGGGTGACCCCGAGCCGTGTGATTACGCGATTACGGCTATCAGTGAGCTGCTCGAGACCGACATCCCCGTGTTTGGTATTTGCCTTGGCCACCAGTTACTGGCGCTGGCCTCCGGTGCCCGCAGCATGAAGATGAAGTTCGGTCATCACGGCGCCAACCACCCGGTGCAGGATGTCGACACCGGTGTGGTCATGATCACGAGCCAGAACCACGGCTTCGCCGTCGACGAAGACTCGCTGCCGGCTAACCTGCGCACCACGCACCGTTCCCTGTTTGACGGTTCGTTGCAGGGCATTCATCGTACCGACAAGCCGGCCTTCAGCTTCCAGGGCCACCCCGAGGCGAGCCCGGGTCCGCGCGATGTGGCGCCATTGTTTGATCACTTTATTGACTTGATAAAAGCCAGATAA
- the carB gene encoding carbamoyl-phosphate synthase large subunit — protein sequence MPKRTDIKSVLIIGAGPIVIGQACEFDYSGAQACKALREEGYRVILVNSNPATIMTDPETADAIYIEPILWQTVERIIEKEKPDVLLPTMGGQTALNCALDLVREGVLEKHGVEMVGASREAIDKAEDRDKFRIAMRKIGLDMPNSAIAHSMEEALQVQVQIGFPTIIRPSFTMGGSGGGIAYNKEEFVEICERGLDLSPTNELLIEESILGWKEYEMEVVRDHKDNCIIICSIENLDPMGVHTGDSITVAPALTLTDKEYQIMRDASLAVLREIGVDTGGSNVQFAINPENGRMIIIEMNPRVSRSSALASKATGFPIAKVAAKLAIGYTLDELQNEITGGATPASFEPSIDYVVTKIPRFTFEKFPKADDRLTTQMKSVGEVMAIGRTFQESLQKALRGLEIGTDGLNEMVDLDGDDDDGRIIKRIEAEMATPRADRLWYVGDAFRAGMTREEIFDICKIDPWFLAQIEDLIKTEQSLKGVDHKSLDQRAMQALKRKGFADSRLASLMATTENELRAHRHSLNVRPVYKRVDTCAAEFATSTAYLYSTYEEECEAEPSGNDKIMVLGGGPNRIGQGIEFDYCCVHAAFAMRDAGYETIMVNCNPETVSTDYDTSDRLYFEPLTLEDVLEVIHKENPKGVIVQYGGQTPLKLARPLEAAGAPIVGTSPDAIDCAEDRERFQQMIDKLGLRQPPNRTAREPEQAVKLAEEIGYPLVVRPSYVLGGRAMEIVYNEDELRRYMKEAVQVSNESPVLLDRFLDDAVELDVDAICDGKDVVIGGIMQHIEQAGVHSGDSACSLPPYNLSEVITEQVRKQIKDMALELGVVGLMNTQFAIQGDDVYILEVNPRASRTVPFVSKATGRSLAKIAARCMVGESLAEQGVVGEIIPPYYSVKEAVFPFVKFPGVDPILGPEMKSTGEVMGVGRSFGEAFAKASLGAGVTLPRKGMAFISVRDADKQAVVAVARELADLGFTLSGTGRTVEVIKAAGLECKRVNKVSQGRPHIVDMIKNDQIAIIVNTTEGRQAIADSSTIRREALMHKVTYSTTIAGADALCQAMKYECEGEVNRLQTLHEELKA from the coding sequence ATGCCAAAGCGTACAGACATAAAAAGCGTTCTCATCATCGGTGCCGGGCCGATCGTTATCGGTCAGGCCTGTGAGTTTGATTATTCCGGTGCCCAGGCCTGTAAGGCGCTGCGCGAGGAAGGCTATCGCGTCATCCTGGTGAACTCGAACCCGGCGACCATCATGACCGACCCGGAAACCGCCGATGCGATTTATATCGAACCGATCCTCTGGCAGACGGTTGAACGCATTATTGAAAAAGAAAAACCCGATGTCCTGCTGCCGACCATGGGCGGCCAGACCGCATTGAACTGTGCGCTGGACCTGGTGCGCGAAGGCGTGCTGGAAAAACACGGCGTGGAAATGGTCGGCGCCTCGCGCGAGGCCATCGACAAGGCCGAAGACCGTGACAAGTTTCGTATCGCGATGCGCAAGATCGGCCTCGACATGCCGAACTCGGCCATCGCCCACAGCATGGAAGAGGCCCTGCAGGTACAGGTGCAGATAGGCTTCCCGACCATTATTCGTCCGTCCTTTACCATGGGTGGCAGTGGCGGGGGTATCGCCTATAACAAGGAAGAGTTTGTCGAGATCTGTGAACGTGGTCTGGACCTCTCACCAACCAACGAACTGTTGATCGAAGAATCCATTCTCGGCTGGAAAGAATACGAGATGGAAGTGGTGCGTGACCACAAGGACAACTGCATCATCATCTGTTCGATTGAAAACCTCGACCCGATGGGCGTGCACACCGGTGACTCGATCACGGTTGCCCCGGCACTGACCCTGACCGACAAGGAATACCAGATCATGCGCGACGCCTCGCTGGCCGTACTGCGCGAGATCGGCGTCGATACCGGTGGCTCGAACGTCCAGTTTGCGATCAATCCGGAAAATGGTCGCATGATCATTATCGAGATGAACCCGCGTGTATCGCGTTCCTCGGCACTGGCCTCAAAGGCCACTGGCTTCCCGATCGCCAAGGTCGCCGCCAAGCTGGCCATCGGTTACACACTCGATGAGTTGCAGAACGAGATCACCGGTGGTGCCACCCCGGCCTCGTTCGAGCCGAGTATTGATTATGTTGTCACCAAGATCCCCAGATTTACCTTTGAAAAATTCCCGAAGGCCGATGACCGCCTGACCACACAGATGAAATCGGTGGGTGAGGTCATGGCCATTGGCCGGACCTTCCAGGAATCGCTGCAGAAGGCCCTGCGCGGTCTCGAGATCGGCACCGATGGTCTGAACGAAATGGTCGACCTCGATGGTGATGACGATGATGGTCGTATCATCAAGCGCATCGAGGCGGAGATGGCGACACCACGCGCCGATCGTCTCTGGTATGTCGGTGATGCCTTCCGTGCCGGTATGACCAGGGAAGAAATTTTTGATATCTGCAAGATCGACCCGTGGTTCCTTGCCCAGATCGAAGACCTCATCAAAACCGAACAGTCACTCAAGGGTGTTGATCATAAATCACTCGATCAACGCGCCATGCAGGCACTCAAGCGCAAGGGCTTTGCCGACAGCCGCTTGGCCAGTCTGATGGCCACCACGGAAAACGAACTGCGTGCGCATCGTCACAGCCTGAATGTGCGCCCGGTCTATAAGCGTGTCGATACCTGTGCCGCCGAGTTTGCGACCAGCACCGCCTACCTGTATTCCACTTATGAAGAAGAGTGCGAAGCGGAACCGAGCGGCAATGACAAGATCATGGTACTCGGTGGCGGTCCGAACCGTATCGGCCAGGGTATCGAGTTTGACTACTGTTGTGTGCATGCCGCCTTCGCCATGCGCGATGCCGGTTATGAAACCATCATGGTTAACTGTAACCCGGAAACCGTCTCCACCGATTATGACACCTCGGACCGCCTGTATTTTGAACCGCTGACACTCGAAGACGTGCTCGAGGTCATCCACAAGGAAAACCCGAAGGGTGTCATCGTCCAGTACGGTGGCCAGACCCCCCTGAAACTCGCCCGTCCACTCGAGGCCGCCGGTGCACCGATCGTCGGTACCAGCCCGGATGCCATCGACTGCGCCGAAGACCGCGAGCGTTTCCAGCAGATGATCGACAAGCTCGGCCTGCGCCAGCCACCCAACCGTACCGCGCGTGAGCCGGAACAGGCCGTAAAACTGGCTGAAGAGATCGGTTACCCTTTGGTGGTGCGTCCCTCCTACGTGCTCGGTGGGCGGGCGATGGAGATCGTCTATAACGAAGACGAACTGCGCCGTTACATGAAAGAGGCCGTGCAGGTCTCGAACGAGTCGCCGGTACTGCTGGACCGTTTCCTCGACGACGCCGTCGAGCTGGATGTCGATGCCATCTGTGACGGCAAGGACGTCGTCATTGGCGGCATCATGCAGCACATTGAACAAGCCGGTGTGCACTCGGGTGACTCGGCCTGTTCGCTGCCACCATACAACCTCTCGGAAGTCATCACTGAACAGGTGCGCAAGCAGATCAAGGACATGGCGCTGGAACTCGGCGTGGTCGGCCTGATGAACACCCAGTTTGCCATCCAGGGTGATGATGTCTACATCCTCGAGGTGAACCCGCGCGCCTCACGTACCGTGCCGTTTGTCTCCAAGGCCACCGGCCGTTCCCTGGCCAAGATCGCCGCCCGTTGCATGGTTGGTGAGAGTCTGGCGGAGCAGGGCGTGGTCGGCGAAATCATACCGCCGTATTATTCGGTAAAAGAGGCCGTGTTCCCGTTTGTGAAATTCCCGGGGGTCGACCCTATCCTCGGCCCGGAGATGAAATCCACCGGTGAGGTCATGGGCGTTGGCCGCAGCTTTGGTGAGGCCTTTGCCAAGGCCTCCCTCGGTGCCGGTGTGACCCTGCCGCGCAAGGGCATGGCCTTTATCAGTGTCCGTGATGCCGACAAACAGGCCGTGGTCGCGGTTGCCAGGGAACTGGCCGATCTCGGCTTTACATTGAGCGGGACAGGTCGTACCGTTGAAGTCATTAAGGCCGCCGGCCTGGAATGTAAACGTGTTAACAAGGTCAGCCAGGGGCGCCCGCATATCGTTGATATGATCAAAAATGATCAAATCGCGATCATTGTGAACACCACCGAAGGCCGTCAGGCGATTGCTGATTCCTCTACGATTCGTCGTGAGGCGCTGATGCACAAGGTCACGTATTCCACCACGATTGCCGGTGCCGATGCGCTCTGCCAGGCAATGAAGTACGAATGCGAAGGTGAAGTAAACCGTCTGCAGACATTACATGAGGAGCTGAAGGCATGA
- the greA gene encoding transcription elongation factor GreA, which translates to MSNKVPLTIVGAKKLQDELHQLKTVERPRIIQAIATAREHGDLKENAEYHAAREQQSFAEGRIADIEGKLSNAEIIDVTKLNPGGKIIFGTTVVLSNVETGDEVTYRIVGEDEADIKQGLISVGSPIARALIGKEVDDVAIVQTPGGVVEYEILEVKYI; encoded by the coding sequence ATGAGTAACAAGGTTCCGTTAACCATTGTCGGTGCAAAGAAACTGCAAGATGAATTACACCAACTGAAAACCGTTGAGCGCCCGCGCATTATCCAGGCGATCGCCACAGCCCGTGAGCATGGCGACCTGAAAGAAAATGCCGAGTACCATGCCGCGCGCGAGCAACAGAGTTTTGCCGAAGGCCGCATTGCTGATATCGAAGGCAAGCTCTCCAATGCCGAGATCATTGATGTCACCAAGCTCAACCCCGGTGGCAAGATCATCTTCGGCACCACCGTCGTACTGAGCAATGTCGAAACCGGTGATGAAGTCACCTACCGCATCGTCGGTGAAGACGAGGCCGACATCAAGCAAGGCCTGATCTCGGTTGGCTCTCCGATTGCACGCGCCCTGATTGGCAAAGAAGTCGACGATGTCGCCATCGTGCAAACCCCGGGTGGCGTGGTCGAATACGAAATCCTCGAAGTAAAATACATCTAA
- a CDS encoding DUF4149 domain-containing protein, producing MKFFPYSERALLTLWVGGMWAIGYIVAPILFNVLDDRQLAGMLAGHTFTAISYIGLACGGLLLIGGAYSHGWKHWRHAVLLLMLIIVCVGQFVLQPMMAELKATGIAEGSVAVATFGKLHGVASILFLVNSLAGLVLIVSSAKE from the coding sequence ATGAAATTTTTCCCCTACAGTGAACGCGCCCTTTTAACCCTCTGGGTCGGTGGCATGTGGGCCATCGGCTACATCGTCGCCCCAATCCTCTTCAACGTCCTCGACGACCGCCAACTGGCCGGTATGCTCGCCGGTCACACCTTCACCGCCATAAGTTACATCGGCCTCGCCTGTGGTGGCCTGTTATTGATCGGCGGTGCCTACAGCCACGGCTGGAAACACTGGCGTCACGCGGTGTTGCTACTCATGCTCATCATCGTCTGTGTCGGCCAGTTTGTCCTGCAACCGATGATGGCAGAACTAAAAGCCACAGGGATCGCAGAGGGCAGTGTCGCCGTGGCCACGTTTGGCAAACTGCACGGTGTCGCATCGATCCTATTTTTAGTTAACAGCCTTGCCGGGCTGGTCTTGATTGTTTCATCCGCTAAGGAATAG
- a CDS encoding DUF3574 domain-containing protein has product MNRDHYRRLLAIIPALCLFYSVLAHSDAEAIYDVRLFFGRDIALDKKCGALYVTDTLWSNFVAQQVSTKFDGFTVLDSIGYWKGAKEDTKIIIFTFKSGDDANDNLTKTTTIAGSYAKTFCQDAVMQVYEKNDGKPYRDFIPPTPDIVDD; this is encoded by the coding sequence ATGAACAGGGACCATTATAGACGCTTGTTAGCTATCATACCGGCTTTGTGCCTCTTCTATTCCGTTTTGGCACATTCAGATGCAGAAGCAATATACGATGTTCGACTATTTTTCGGTAGGGATATTGCTCTCGATAAAAAATGTGGTGCGCTTTATGTTACAGACACCCTGTGGTCCAACTTTGTTGCGCAGCAAGTGTCGACGAAATTTGATGGGTTCACGGTCTTAGATTCCATCGGCTATTGGAAAGGGGCAAAAGAAGACACTAAAATAATTATTTTTACTTTTAAGTCTGGCGATGACGCGAATGATAATTTGACTAAAACCACCACAATAGCGGGATCCTACGCGAAAACATTCTGTCAAGATGCAGTCATGCAGGTATATGAAAAAAATGACGGCAAGCCATATCGCGATTTCATTCCCCCTACCCCTGACATCGTGGACGATTAG
- a CDS encoding dihydroorotate dehydrogenase-like protein, with product MIDLTTDYLGLKLDNPLVPASSPLTGNFDDARRLQDAGASALVLPSLFEEVVHHQQKQLEQYVYSQALGHYEADSYRPVPDEYAGDLENYLEHIQRLKTTLDIPVIASLNGISTSGWIDFGKDMQQAGADALELNVYYVAADPHQSGEEVENRYLQLLTDLRGQVSIPVTMKLSSQFSSVANIVSKLQQTGAAGVVLFNRFYQPDIDLDTLTIKPRISLSNPMESLLRIRWIALLRGRVDLSLAATGGFHDIDAILKALLAGADVVYLCSVLLEKGPAYYAELLQQLRLWLEEREYESVTQMQGSVSQACAIDPAAFEHSNYFDVIKSYKK from the coding sequence ATGATCGATTTAACGACAGACTATCTGGGGCTCAAGCTGGATAACCCACTGGTGCCCGCCTCCTCGCCGCTGACCGGCAACTTTGATGATGCCCGGCGACTGCAAGACGCCGGTGCCAGCGCCCTGGTACTGCCCTCCCTGTTTGAAGAGGTGGTCCACCATCAGCAAAAGCAACTTGAACAGTATGTCTACTCACAGGCCCTGGGCCATTACGAGGCGGATTCCTACCGGCCGGTGCCGGACGAGTATGCCGGCGACCTGGAGAACTACCTGGAACATATCCAGAGGCTAAAAACCACCCTGGACATACCGGTAATCGCGAGCCTGAACGGCATCTCCACCAGCGGCTGGATTGATTTCGGCAAGGACATGCAACAGGCCGGCGCCGATGCGTTGGAACTGAATGTCTATTATGTGGCCGCCGACCCGCACCAAAGCGGCGAAGAGGTAGAAAACAGATACCTGCAGCTGCTGACTGATTTGCGCGGACAGGTCAGTATCCCGGTGACCATGAAGCTGTCCTCGCAGTTTTCCTCCGTGGCCAACATAGTGAGCAAACTGCAACAGACCGGTGCGGCCGGCGTAGTCTTGTTCAACCGTTTCTATCAGCCGGATATTGACCTGGATACCCTAACCATAAAACCACGTATAAGCCTATCCAACCCGATGGAGTCATTGCTGCGCATTCGCTGGATCGCCCTGCTTCGCGGCCGTGTTGACCTGTCACTGGCCGCAACCGGTGGCTTCCATGATATTGATGCGATCCTCAAGGCCCTGCTGGCCGGTGCCGACGTGGTATACCTGTGCAGTGTCTTGCTGGAAAAAGGCCCGGCCTATTATGCCGAGCTATTGCAGCAACTTCGACTATGGCTGGAGGAACGTGAATACGAATCCGTCACGCAGATGCAAGGCAGCGTCAGCCAGGCCTGCGCCATCGACCCGGCGGCCTTTGAACACAGTAATTATTTTGATGTGATTAAGAGTTATAAAAAATAA